The following are encoded together in the Thermus filiformis genome:
- the ligA gene encoding NAD-dependent DNA ligase LigA — MTREEARRRINELRDLIRYHNYRYYVLADPEISDAEYDRLLRELKELEERFPEFKSPDSPTEQVGARPLEPTFRPVRHPTRMYSLDNAFTYEEVLAFEERLERALGRKRPFLYTVEHKVDGLSVNLYYEEGVLVYGATRGDGEVGEEVTQNLLTIPTIPRRLKGVPDRLEVRGEVYMPIEAFLRLNEELEERGEKVFKNPRNAAAGSLRQKDPRVTAKRGLRATFYALGLGLEESGLKSQYELLLWLKEKGFPVEHGYEKALGAEGVEEVYRRFLAQRHALPFEADGVVLKLDDLTLWGELGYTARAPRFALAYKFPAEEKETRLLDVVFQVGRTGRVTPVGVLEPVFIEGSEVSRVTLHNESYIEELDIRIGDWVLVHKAGGVIPEVLRVLKERRTGKERPIRWPEACPECGHRLVKEGKVHRCPNPLCPAKRFEAIRHYASRKAMDIEGLGEKLIERLLEKGLVRDVADLYHLRKEDLLGLERMGEKSAQNLLRQIEESKHRGLERLLYALGLPGVGEVLARNLARRFGTMDRLLEASLEELIEVEEVGELTARAILETLKDPAFRDLVRRLKEAGVSMESKEEVSDLLSGLTFVLTGELSRPREEVKALLQRLGAKVTDSVSRKTSYLVVGENPGSKLEKARALGVAVLTEEEFWRFLKEKGAPVPA, encoded by the coding sequence ATGACCCGGGAAGAAGCGCGCCGGCGGATCAACGAGCTGCGCGACCTCATCCGCTACCACAACTACCGCTACTACGTCCTGGCCGACCCTGAGATCTCCGATGCGGAGTACGACCGGCTCCTTAGGGAGCTCAAGGAGCTTGAGGAGCGCTTTCCCGAGTTCAAGTCCCCGGACTCGCCCACGGAGCAGGTGGGGGCGAGGCCCCTCGAGCCCACCTTCCGCCCCGTCCGCCACCCCACCCGGATGTACTCCCTGGACAACGCCTTCACCTACGAGGAAGTCCTGGCCTTTGAGGAGAGGCTCGAGCGGGCCCTGGGCCGGAAGCGACCCTTCCTCTACACCGTGGAGCACAAGGTGGACGGGCTTTCCGTCAACCTCTACTACGAGGAGGGGGTCCTGGTCTACGGGGCCACCCGGGGGGACGGGGAGGTGGGGGAGGAGGTGACGCAAAACCTCCTTACCATCCCCACCATCCCCCGTAGGCTCAAGGGCGTGCCGGACCGCCTCGAGGTCCGGGGGGAGGTCTACATGCCCATAGAGGCCTTCCTCCGCCTCAACGAGGAGCTGGAAGAAAGGGGGGAGAAGGTCTTCAAGAACCCCCGGAACGCCGCCGCGGGCTCTTTGCGCCAGAAGGACCCCCGCGTCACCGCCAAGCGGGGCCTAAGGGCCACCTTCTACGCCCTGGGCCTGGGCCTGGAGGAGTCGGGGCTTAAGAGCCAGTACGAGCTCCTCCTCTGGCTTAAGGAGAAGGGGTTCCCCGTGGAGCACGGCTACGAGAAGGCCCTGGGAGCGGAAGGGGTGGAGGAGGTCTACCGGCGCTTCCTTGCTCAAAGGCATGCCCTCCCCTTTGAGGCGGACGGGGTGGTGCTCAAGCTGGACGACCTCACCCTCTGGGGGGAGCTCGGCTACACCGCCCGCGCCCCCCGGTTCGCCCTCGCCTACAAGTTCCCCGCCGAGGAGAAGGAGACCAGGCTTTTGGACGTGGTCTTCCAGGTAGGCCGGACGGGCCGGGTGACCCCGGTGGGGGTCCTGGAGCCCGTCTTCATAGAGGGGAGCGAGGTCTCCCGGGTCACCCTGCACAACGAGAGCTACATCGAGGAGCTGGACATCCGCATCGGGGACTGGGTCCTGGTCCACAAGGCCGGGGGAGTGATCCCGGAGGTCCTGAGGGTCCTGAAGGAAAGGCGTACCGGAAAGGAGCGGCCCATCCGCTGGCCCGAGGCCTGTCCCGAGTGCGGCCACCGGCTGGTCAAGGAGGGGAAGGTGCACCGCTGCCCCAACCCCCTCTGCCCCGCCAAGCGGTTTGAGGCCATCCGGCACTATGCCTCCCGCAAGGCCATGGACATAGAGGGCCTGGGGGAGAAGCTCATAGAGCGGCTTCTGGAAAAGGGGCTGGTGCGGGACGTGGCCGACCTCTACCACCTGAGGAAGGAGGACCTTTTGGGCCTCGAGCGCATGGGGGAGAAGAGCGCTCAGAATCTCCTTCGCCAGATCGAGGAGAGCAAGCACCGGGGCTTAGAGCGCCTTCTTTACGCTCTGGGCCTGCCCGGGGTGGGGGAGGTGCTGGCCCGGAACCTGGCCCGCCGCTTCGGGACCATGGACCGGCTCCTCGAGGCCTCCTTGGAGGAGCTTATAGAGGTGGAGGAGGTGGGGGAGCTCACCGCCCGGGCCATCCTGGAGACCCTCAAGGACCCCGCCTTCCGCGACCTGGTGCGGAGGCTGAAGGAGGCCGGGGTGAGCATGGAGTCCAAGGAGGAGGTCTCGGACCTACTTTCGGGGCTCACCTTCGTCCTCACCGGGGAGCTCTCCCGTCCCCGGGAGGAGGTGAAGGCCCTTCTCCAGCGCCTGGGGGCCAAGGTGACCGACTCGGTGAGCCGGAAGACGAGCTACCTGGTGGTGGGGGAGAACCCCGGGAGCAAGCTGGAGAAGGCCCGGGCCCTGGGGGTGGCTGTGCTCACCGAGGAGGAGTTCTGGCGCTTCCTGAAGGAGAAGGGGGCTCCCGTCCCGGCCTGA
- the thyX gene encoding FAD-dependent thymidylate synthase, translating to MEISVLDKGFVRLVDQMGDDRSIVQAARVSYGEGTKTYREDRALIDYLMRHRHTSPFEMVEFKFHIKAPIFVVRQWFRHRTASVNEISGRYSVLKEEFYEPEKWRKQAKDNKQGSEGSYEDQGADALLKEVEEEAYRAYQALLERGVAREMARMVLPLNLYTEFYWKQDLHNLFHFLKLRLDPHAQWEIRQYAQAIANIVKERVPMAWEAFEEHVLLGQNLSRTELLALRGLLTPELYEKALRALGLSERRVKEALEKIFGG from the coding sequence GTGGAGATTTCCGTTCTGGACAAGGGCTTCGTCCGCCTGGTGGACCAGATGGGGGATGACCGCTCCATCGTCCAGGCGGCCCGGGTCTCCTACGGGGAGGGGACCAAGACCTACCGGGAGGACCGGGCCCTTATCGACTACCTGATGCGCCACCGGCACACCAGCCCCTTTGAGATGGTGGAGTTCAAGTTTCACATCAAAGCCCCCATATTCGTGGTCCGGCAATGGTTCCGCCACCGGACGGCGAGCGTCAACGAGATCTCCGGGCGGTACTCCGTCCTCAAGGAGGAGTTTTACGAGCCCGAAAAGTGGCGCAAGCAGGCCAAGGACAACAAACAGGGCTCGGAGGGAAGCTACGAGGACCAGGGAGCCGATGCCCTCTTGAAAGAGGTGGAGGAGGAGGCCTACCGGGCCTACCAGGCCCTTTTGGAGCGGGGCGTGGCCCGGGAGATGGCCCGGATGGTCCTTCCCTTGAACCTCTACACCGAGTTTTACTGGAAGCAGGACCTGCACAACCTCTTCCACTTTCTGAAGCTCCGCCTGGACCCCCACGCCCAGTGGGAGATCCGCCAGTACGCCCAGGCGATCGCCAACATCGTCAAGGAGAGGGTCCCCATGGCCTGGGAGGCCTTTGAGGAGCACGTCCTTTTGGGGCAGAACCTCTCCCGCACCGAGCTTTTAGCCCTGCGGGGCCTCCTCACCCCGGAGCTTTACGAGAAGGCCCTGCGGGCGCTGGGCCTTTCCGAGAGGCGGGTCAAGGAGGCGTTGGAGAAAATCTTCGGCGGGTAG
- the trpB gene encoding tryptophan synthase subunit beta: MEIPTYPLPDERGRFGPYGGRYVPETLIPALEEVQAAYLEAKRDPEFLAELDYYLKEFAGRPTPLYFAENLSRHLGGPRVYLKREDLLHTGAHKINNTLGQALLARRMGKRRVIAETGAGQHGVSVATVAARFGLECVVYMGEEDVRRQALNVFRMKLLGAEVRPVHSGSRTLKDATNEAIRDWITHVRTTFYILGSVVGPHPYPMMVRDFQSVIGEEVKRQSQKLFGRLPDVLIAAVGGGSNAIGLFAPFTYLKERPRLIGVEAAGEGLSTGRHAASIGAGKRGVLHGSYMYLLYDHDGQITPAHSVSAGLDYPGVGPEHSYYADAGIAEYASVTDEEALEAFKLLARLEGIIPALESAHAVAHLLKIAPELEKDQIVVLNLSGRGDKDVTEAMRLMGGEL; the protein is encoded by the coding sequence ATGGAGATTCCCACCTACCCCTTACCCGATGAGCGGGGCCGGTTCGGCCCCTACGGCGGCCGGTACGTGCCCGAGACCCTCATCCCCGCCCTCGAGGAGGTCCAGGCGGCCTATTTGGAGGCCAAGCGGGACCCGGAGTTTTTGGCGGAGCTGGACTACTACCTCAAGGAGTTCGCGGGCCGCCCCACCCCCTTGTACTTTGCCGAGAACCTCTCGCGCCACCTGGGGGGTCCCCGGGTCTACCTCAAGCGGGAGGACCTCCTCCACACCGGGGCCCACAAGATCAACAACACCCTGGGCCAGGCCCTCCTGGCCCGGCGCATGGGGAAGAGGCGGGTCATCGCCGAGACCGGGGCGGGCCAGCACGGGGTGAGCGTGGCCACGGTGGCCGCCCGGTTCGGGCTGGAGTGCGTGGTCTACATGGGGGAGGAGGACGTCCGGAGACAGGCCTTGAACGTCTTCCGGATGAAGCTTCTGGGGGCCGAGGTCCGGCCCGTCCACTCGGGAAGCCGCACCCTGAAGGACGCCACCAACGAGGCCATCCGGGACTGGATCACCCACGTGCGCACCACCTTCTACATCCTGGGCTCGGTGGTGGGCCCCCACCCCTACCCCATGATGGTCCGGGACTTCCAGAGCGTCATCGGGGAGGAGGTCAAGCGGCAGAGCCAAAAGCTTTTCGGCCGCCTGCCCGATGTCCTGATCGCCGCCGTGGGGGGCGGGTCCAACGCCATCGGCCTCTTCGCCCCCTTCACCTACCTAAAGGAGCGTCCCCGCCTGATCGGGGTGGAGGCCGCCGGGGAGGGGCTTTCCACGGGCCGGCACGCGGCGAGCATCGGGGCGGGGAAGCGGGGGGTGCTCCACGGGAGCTACATGTACCTCCTCTACGACCACGACGGCCAGATCACCCCCGCCCACTCCGTTTCCGCCGGGCTGGACTACCCCGGGGTGGGGCCGGAGCACAGCTACTATGCGGACGCAGGTATAGCCGAGTACGCCAGCGTCACCGACGAGGAGGCCCTGGAGGCCTTCAAACTCCTGGCCCGCCTCGAGGGCATCATCCCCGCCCTCGAGTCCGCCCACGCGGTGGCCCACCTCTTGAAGATCGCCCCTGAGCTCGAGAAGGACCAGATCGTCGTCCTCAACCTCTCGGGCCGGGGGGACAAGGACGTGACCGAGGCCATGCGGCTTATGGGAGGCGAGCTCTGA
- the trpA gene encoding tryptophan synthase subunit alpha: MDTKEAFAEAKAQGRPALIPYLTAGFPSREGFLEAVRAVLPYADLLEIGLPYSDPLGDGPVIQRASEVALRKGMSVQGTLELVREVRALTDKPLYLMTYLNPVLAWGPERFFALFKDAGLEGVILPDLPPDEDPHLVRKAQEIGLKTVFLLAPTSTEVRIETVTRYATGFVYAVSVTGVTGARDRLPEEVGEMVRRIKARTPLPVVLGFGISGRETARQAAVADGVVVGSALIQALEEGRPLSALLQEVLEGLKEASPA; encoded by the coding sequence ATGGACACCAAGGAAGCCTTCGCCGAAGCCAAGGCCCAGGGGCGGCCCGCCCTCATCCCCTACCTCACCGCGGGCTTCCCCAGCCGGGAGGGGTTCTTGGAGGCGGTCCGGGCGGTCCTGCCCTACGCGGACCTCCTGGAGATCGGCCTTCCCTACTCCGATCCCCTGGGGGACGGGCCGGTGATCCAGCGGGCGAGCGAGGTGGCCCTGAGGAAAGGGATGAGCGTCCAGGGGACCTTGGAGCTGGTCCGGGAGGTCCGGGCCCTCACGGACAAGCCCCTTTACCTCATGACCTACCTGAATCCTGTTCTGGCCTGGGGGCCGGAGCGGTTCTTCGCCCTCTTCAAGGACGCGGGCCTCGAGGGGGTCATCCTCCCCGACCTGCCCCCCGACGAGGACCCCCACCTGGTGCGCAAGGCGCAGGAGATCGGCCTGAAGACGGTCTTCCTTCTGGCCCCCACCTCCACCGAGGTGCGGATAGAGACCGTGACCCGGTACGCCACGGGCTTTGTCTACGCCGTCTCGGTCACCGGGGTCACGGGGGCCAGGGACCGCCTGCCCGAGGAGGTGGGGGAGATGGTCCGGCGCATCAAGGCCCGCACGCCCTTGCCGGTGGTCCTGGGCTTCGGCATATCCGGCCGCGAAACCGCCCGCCAGGCCGCCGTGGCCGACGGGGTGGTGGTGGGGAGCGCCCTGATCCAGGCCCTCGAGGAGGGAAGGCCTCTCTCAGCCCTCCTGCAGGAGGTGCTGGAGGGGCTTAAGGAGGCCTCTCCCGCCTGA